The region TGCGGCTGAATGGCGCGGCCAACAAGGACAATTCGCAGAGCTTTGCCAGCACCAGTGTGCAACAGAGCGCCACGGCCATCCAGGCGGTTTCTGGTTTTAATGGCAGCATGACACTGAACCTGGGCGCCATCACCCGCACTGGCAATGGCGTCCTGGCCATCACGGGTCCTCTCTCAGGCCAGGTCACCGGTAGCGTAGGCGGTGTGTCCGACGGATTAATCGGCACCTGGGCCACGTATGCTGGGGCTGATGGCAAGACCGGCGGCTGGGCGGGCCTAACAGCAGGTGTGGTAGGCATTTTTGAAGGGGACCTGGCTTATGCCGGAGGCAGCACCGTGAGCACGCAGCCAGGGTATACTGCCGAGGCTCATTTGCAGGTTGCAGCCGGATCCGCAGGTGCGGTAACTTTTGAAAGCGGTGTGACCGATCTGGCCACAGTTTCCATGACGGACAGCACCAACGCACGCCAGTTGGATCTCGGTAGTAAGACCCTACGCTTGGGTGCGGCGGGCGGCCTGCAAATGCTGCAAGGAGCCCAGGGCCTAAATGTGGGCGCGGTGGGCGATAGCAGCGTGCTGACAGCCGGAGGCGCGAACAATGTGGCCGGACAGATCCTGCTGACCAATATGTCCACCTCCCAGGCACTGACGGTGCATTCGGCCATCACTAACAATGGCACCGGGGCCGTGAGCCTGAATCTAAATGGCAACGGGCGCACCGTGCTCACAGGAACAAACACCTTCACTGGCATCGTGGCCATTCAGAGCGGTATTTTGGAAGTGCGCAGCAGCCAGGCCCTCGGCGGTACGGGAGCTGCCGCGGTGACCAAGATCATGACTGGAGCCTCGCTGAATCTTTCAGGTGACATCACCCTCGGAGAAACCATCCAGGCCAATGGGCACGGCATCGCGCTGGACGGGGCCATTAGAAATCTCAGCGGCGTAAACACCATCACTCCATCAGTACGCGTGCAGTCCTCCACACGTTTCACTTCCGATGCTGGCCTGCTAATTTTGGCAGGAGGCTTCACCACCCAGAGTAGTGCCACGGGTTACACCTTCTCCGGCAACGGGGACATCGAAGTTCGTGGCCCCATTACAGCCACCTCCGGCCTTTTAACCAAGGAAAGCAGTGGCACTCTGACACTCACAGGAGCGAGTAATGCGACGGGTATCACCACGGTCAACAACGGCAGCCTGCACCTCAACTTTGACGGCATCGGCGCACCCGCGACTAACATTCTTTACAGCGGAGCCACCCTCAGCAGCACAGTCGGCTCGCTGACCTTGGGCGGAGGTTACTTTCGCACCACGGGCAAGACGGACTCCGCTAGCAGTCAGGCCCTGGGCACGCTGACGCTGAACAGCGGATACTCACGCATTGGTGCGGCTTCAACCGGCACCGGCAGCATGGACATCACCTTCGGGGCCATCACCCGTACTCTCGGGGGAACAGCCCGCTTTGACCTGCCAGCACTTGGGGCAATCAAGACCACCGCTGGTGCCAACAATGCCTTGCTGACAAGCACCGGTGGTGGAGCCTACGCTACCGTAGGCCTGGATGACTGGGCGGCCACCACAGCAGCCGTTTCCACGTTGCGAAACATCGTGGGCCTTTCCAGCATCGGTGGTTATACGGCCAGCAGCACAGGGACCCTCAGTGGCAATGCAGACATTGCCCCTGGTGTGGGCACCACCACATTGACTGCCAGCAGCGCCATCAGCAGTCTGCGATTCAATCAGGCCCAGGCCTCCACCATCACTCAGGATGCCAGCGGGCGCATGCTCACCACCGGCGGTATTCTGGTCACCCCGGCTGTGGGTGCAAATACGAGCGCCATCCGCACCACCAGCCTACGCGGCGCGGTGGGATCGGCGGACTTGGTCGTTTTCCAAAACAACACTGCTGCACCACTCGTCATCAGCAGCCGCATCCTGAACAATGCGGCCAGCGGCACTGGCAGCGCGGCTGGCCTGACCAAAGCGGGGCCCGGCACCCTGATCTTGGAATACGACTCCGCGTATGCAGCGGGGGATTACACTGGAGCTACCAGAATCCAGAATGGTACGCTTCAGCTTGTAAAAAACACAGCCACCGCCATCAGCTACTACCTGTATGCCAGCACACCGTTCATTTTCGGCAGCGGCAGCACCAGCGGCAAAATGATCTTGGGCAGCACCACCACAGGACATGCCGTGACGCAGTATGGCGGCCTGCGAACGGAGGGCAGCGGAACGGCCAATGCGCTGGTGGGCGGCACTGCCAACCTTTCCACTTTTCTTCACTATGTCAGCGGTACCTTCGATTTCCGTAGCGCCTTCATCGGGGGCACGGGCACCAACGAAAACAACCTGAACCTCACCATTTCCCTAGGCACACTGCAACTGGGACCCGCGAACACTTATCGCGGAAAGACCACCCTGCTGCAAAATACCATCGAGGTCACCAAGTTAGCAGACCGTGGGCTCCCCAGTTCGCTCGGCACTGGCGACTTCAACAGTACCACGCACATCATTGACATGGCGACAGCGACCACCAATTCGCAAAACTTCAGTGCTGTGGCCACTTTGCGCTACACGGGTTCCACTGATTCTGTGACCAACCGGCCGCTGAATGTCAGCAATGCCGACATTCCAGGGGATGTCGTTTCCGTGGTAGCTATCCTGGAAAATACAGGCACTGGCACGGTCAAGTTCACCGCCCCCTTCACCGCTGCGGGCAGCAATACCGTGCAGCGTGTGCTGCGCCTTTCAGGAACCAATGCCGGGGCCAATGAGATCGTCAGTTTCGCCAATGTCAGCAGCAGCATCACCAGCAAGATTGAAAAGACAGGTACGGGCTCCTGGATCATCACGGGCGGAAGCACATACAGTGGGGGAACCTCGGTTGAAAACGGCACGCTCTTGGTCACCAATGCCACAGGTTCAGGCACTGGAACAGGCCCCGTCAATGTCAGCGCGGGTGCCGTGCTAGGAGGTACCGGGCGCATCGCGCCTGCCATGAACGAGATCATCACCCTCGCAGGCGGGACTTTGCAGGTCGGCACGGAACTTCCAGGCCTGCCCGCTGCGGGTGCTGGTAAGCTCACGATTCATCTATCAGGAGACGGTCTCATGGTCATGATGGGGGGATCCACCTTTGCCTTTGATCTCTTTTCCGGTGCTGGCCTGGGCGACAACACCAGTCTCTCCACTTCGGCAGACCTGGCTGTGATCCTGGGGATTCTGAGCATGGATTCCGATACCATCGTGAAAGTATCCAATCCCACAGGGATGACCGCTTGGGCAGCCGATGATCAGTGGCGGTTGTTTGACTGGTCGGGCCTGACGGAGCCTGTTGCGGGGGATGTTACCCAGTTCGATCTGCCCACCTTGCCCTCAGGTCTGGTGTGGAACACGGAGGACTTGTTCACCACCGGCATCCTCAGCATCAGCCTCGTTCCAGAGCCCTCTCGGGCTCTACTGCTGCTGGTTTCCGTCGCTGCCCTCGCGCTTCGCCGTCGGCGCAGCGGGCTGTGTCAGAACTGAAGGCTATCAAGATGCTTTGTTGGCCAGGGCCATGCGGCCTAAAGCCATGGAACCTAGCAGGCCAGAACGCCCGCCCAGGCCGGGCCTAACCAAAAACTGCTCAATGTCATGACTCAGTTGCGGTACCGAAAGATAGC is a window of Prosthecobacter algae DNA encoding:
- a CDS encoding beta strand repeat-containing protein yields the protein MKTTVILLGLLAIAPAMVAQTYFFDGDLGVAGIQNGSAAWSTNAALPTNLRWFKDDTYSAWDNSGLAIAEFGSTSSTSGGTLTLDGEIKVAGMNFTALGAPIGSNAYAFTGGTLNVGTGSIINIANAASGGSLGGQWITFTSLLKGNNLTFQKSGGSTIAFIRLNSANTELTGTLTLKSAVGATSGIYASIGSPTYISSLSSIDVQAGSVYNPTGTGTYAVPVTMSGAGASNYGAIRVDGSNSTFSGALTLSGDARFHTHINTVNTSISGGIGETGGSRAFTRTAATPVNTILPLTTTYSGISNYTGSTILGRLTNIISTTETSGTEGGVNVLDFAALNSPTTNMLYNGTATGALQMIGGLTVPTVLRLNGAANKDNSQSFASTSVQQSATAIQAVSGFNGSMTLNLGAITRTGNGVLAITGPLSGQVTGSVGGVSDGLIGTWATYAGADGKTGGWAGLTAGVVGIFEGDLAYAGGSTVSTQPGYTAEAHLQVAAGSAGAVTFESGVTDLATVSMTDSTNARQLDLGSKTLRLGAAGGLQMLQGAQGLNVGAVGDSSVLTAGGANNVAGQILLTNMSTSQALTVHSAITNNGTGAVSLNLNGNGRTVLTGTNTFTGIVAIQSGILEVRSSQALGGTGAAAVTKIMTGASLNLSGDITLGETIQANGHGIALDGAIRNLSGVNTITPSVRVQSSTRFTSDAGLLILAGGFTTQSSATGYTFSGNGDIEVRGPITATSGLLTKESSGTLTLTGASNATGITTVNNGSLHLNFDGIGAPATNILYSGATLSSTVGSLTLGGGYFRTTGKTDSASSQALGTLTLNSGYSRIGAASTGTGSMDITFGAITRTLGGTARFDLPALGAIKTTAGANNALLTSTGGGAYATVGLDDWAATTAAVSTLRNIVGLSSIGGYTASSTGTLSGNADIAPGVGTTTLTASSAISSLRFNQAQASTITQDASGRMLTTGGILVTPAVGANTSAIRTTSLRGAVGSADLVVFQNNTAAPLVISSRILNNAASGTGSAAGLTKAGPGTLILEYDSAYAAGDYTGATRIQNGTLQLVKNTATAISYYLYASTPFIFGSGSTSGKMILGSTTTGHAVTQYGGLRTEGSGTANALVGGTANLSTFLHYVSGTFDFRSAFIGGTGTNENNLNLTISLGTLQLGPANTYRGKTTLLQNTIEVTKLADRGLPSSLGTGDFNSTTHIIDMATATTNSQNFSAVATLRYTGSTDSVTNRPLNVSNADIPGDVVSVVAILENTGTGTVKFTAPFTAAGSNTVQRVLRLSGTNAGANEIVSFANVSSSITSKIEKTGTGSWIITGGSTYSGGTSVENGTLLVTNATGSGTGTGPVNVSAGAVLGGTGRIAPAMNEIITLAGGTLQVGTELPGLPAAGAGKLTIHLSGDGLMVMMGGSTFAFDLFSGAGLGDNTSLSTSADLAVILGILSMDSDTIVKVSNPTGMTAWAADDQWRLFDWSGLTEPVAGDVTQFDLPTLPSGLVWNTEDLFTTGILSISLVPEPSRALLLLVSVAALALRRRRSGLCQN